Proteins encoded in a region of the Elizabethkingia bruuniana genome:
- a CDS encoding Coq4 family protein, which yields MKKIRVQFLLFVYHHTQKLYRKYFKKKKRQWQFTEEQLLLFEKDSLGRKLGEFYKQHGFTMIPKMENHDVHHLITGCGTNFEDEIAMQYLLLGNGKLNAHLLAAIFLGTLFLPEYLKMYLRAYQKGKRMKAFFHWDFESLLWQNFEHLKDFIYQKQTPVFY from the coding sequence ATGAAAAAAATACGTGTTCAATTTTTACTGTTCGTGTACCACCATACCCAAAAGCTCTACAGAAAATATTTTAAAAAGAAAAAAAGACAGTGGCAGTTTACAGAAGAGCAATTATTGCTCTTTGAAAAAGATTCTCTGGGGCGAAAACTGGGAGAATTTTATAAACAGCACGGATTCACGATGATTCCTAAAATGGAAAATCACGATGTACACCATCTTATTACTGGTTGCGGAACCAACTTCGAAGACGAAATTGCCATGCAGTATCTTCTTTTAGGCAATGGAAAACTCAATGCGCATCTTCTTGCTGCAATATTTCTGGGAACACTTTTCCTGCCGGAATATTTAAAGATGTATCTCCGTGCATATCAAAAAGGAAAAAGGATGAAAGCTTTTTTTCATTGGGACTTCGAGAGCCTCTTATGGCAGAACTTTGAACATTTAAAGGACTTTATCTACCAAAAACAAACACCCGTATTTTATTAA
- the dtd gene encoding D-aminoacyl-tRNA deacylase, producing MKVVIQRVSESEVVVENQSVGKIGKGFMLLIGIDENDEKQDADWLVQKILNLRVFGDEEGKLNLSILDIKGELLCISQFTLIADYKKGNRPSFIKAAKPDKAIPLFEYFKEEVAKSGLKTESGIFGADMKVSLANDGPVTIVMDSKTKL from the coding sequence ATGAAAGTAGTTATTCAAAGAGTTTCTGAGTCTGAAGTTGTGGTAGAAAACCAATCTGTTGGCAAAATCGGAAAAGGTTTTATGCTTTTAATCGGAATTGATGAAAATGATGAGAAACAAGATGCAGACTGGCTGGTACAAAAGATACTAAATCTACGTGTTTTCGGAGATGAAGAGGGTAAACTGAACCTTTCTATTCTGGACATAAAAGGAGAACTGTTGTGCATTAGTCAATTCACTCTTATTGCTGATTACAAAAAGGGAAATCGCCCTTCTTTTATCAAGGCCGCAAAACCTGATAAAGCAATTCCTTTATTTGAATATTTTAAAGAAGAAGTAGCCAAAAGCGGATTAAAAACGGAGAGTGGAATCTTTGGTGCCGACATGAAGGTTTCTTTGGCCAACGATGGGCCTGTAACTATTGTTATGGATTCGAAAACAAAGCTATAA
- a CDS encoding HIT family protein — protein MSSIFTKIVNGEIPAYKIMEDEKHLAFLDVMPLVEGHTLVIPKKEVDLIFDLDSEEFKELFSFAQKVAKKVRAAIPCKRVGVAVIGLEVPHAHIHLVPLQHLHDIDFSRERLKLSPEEYQKIQEKIANA, from the coding sequence ATGAGCAGCATTTTCACCAAAATTGTAAACGGAGAAATCCCTGCATACAAGATAATGGAGGATGAAAAGCATTTGGCTTTTCTGGATGTAATGCCTTTAGTAGAAGGACATACATTAGTAATTCCTAAAAAAGAAGTTGATCTTATTTTTGATCTGGATTCAGAAGAATTTAAAGAGCTTTTTAGTTTTGCACAAAAGGTAGCCAAAAAAGTTAGAGCTGCAATTCCTTGTAAGAGAGTAGGAGTGGCTGTTATAGGATTGGAAGTACCACATGCTCATATCCATTTAGTACCGCTTCAGCATTTACATGATATCGATTTCTCCAGGGAGCGATTGAAATTATCACCTGAAGAATATCAAAAAATTCAAGAAAAAATTGCAAATGCTTAG
- a CDS encoding DUF4173 domain-containing protein, with protein MKTHHLILLTTFLFVTLFYNENMGLNLGILGIVYAVLTLINTPQRNKTRLFFILFSTTILSSAAFVWYGDFPSFLALISSLILLSFRSKSRKLKTLFILPIVVTNCFTFLCRFFNFDKWLPERNSSGTWQKLLAIILIPAFFVFIFFVVYTYGSDQFANLFTNISWDINFWQLFCLSVLGFFLAFNYWNFVVERLIYKQHSVLDNDFNDVKKILKPTYSDLGLDAERISGVVTFLLLNILLVFFIASYNYEQFYETPKTPVQLSEETHERVGAVILSIIMVILVIMFYFKSAFNFDPKAKLMQLLAKVWIVLNTVLLFSAMMKNTEYIVNYGLTYKRLGVYAFLILATIGLVVTFVKIHKKKTNAFLFNTMFWFFYAMVLVISFVNWGGIVTRENIKRKDFSAEYHQDSVNFNDCYLLKYAEDSHNNLLRSHVLDKVNKEQKKTFLSKLLYYETINTK; from the coding sequence ATGAAAACACATCATCTTATATTACTTACTACTTTTCTTTTTGTCACTTTATTTTATAATGAAAATATGGGGCTTAACCTGGGTATTCTGGGAATTGTTTACGCAGTGCTTACACTTATCAATACTCCGCAACGCAACAAAACCCGTTTATTTTTTATACTGTTTAGTACAACGATACTCTCATCGGCTGCATTTGTATGGTACGGCGATTTTCCGTCCTTTCTGGCATTGATAAGTTCGTTGATTCTTCTCTCATTTCGGAGTAAAAGCAGAAAACTGAAAACTCTTTTTATATTACCGATCGTTGTTACCAACTGTTTTACATTTTTGTGTCGTTTTTTCAACTTTGATAAATGGCTTCCTGAAAGGAATTCATCTGGAACATGGCAAAAGTTATTAGCTATTATTCTAATCCCTGCATTTTTTGTTTTTATTTTCTTTGTGGTGTATACCTATGGAAGCGATCAGTTTGCAAATCTTTTTACTAATATCAGTTGGGATATCAATTTCTGGCAATTATTCTGTCTGAGTGTATTAGGGTTCTTTCTGGCCTTTAATTACTGGAATTTCGTAGTAGAAAGACTGATTTACAAGCAACATTCTGTTCTGGATAATGATTTTAATGATGTGAAAAAGATTTTGAAACCTACCTATTCAGACCTGGGTCTGGATGCTGAGCGAATTAGTGGAGTCGTGACATTTCTTTTACTCAATATCCTGCTTGTTTTCTTTATTGCGAGTTATAATTACGAGCAGTTTTATGAGACTCCTAAAACACCAGTACAGCTTTCCGAAGAAACCCATGAAAGAGTAGGAGCTGTAATTCTCTCCATTATCATGGTGATACTTGTGATTATGTTTTATTTTAAATCAGCTTTCAATTTTGATCCAAAAGCCAAATTAATGCAGCTGTTGGCAAAAGTTTGGATTGTCCTGAACACTGTTTTATTGTTTTCGGCTATGATGAAGAATACCGAATATATTGTCAATTACGGACTCACTTATAAACGTCTTGGAGTTTATGCCTTTCTTATACTGGCTACGATAGGTTTGGTAGTAACATTCGTTAAGATACACAAGAAGAAAACCAATGCATTCCTTTTCAATACAATGTTCTGGTTTTTCTATGCTATGGTTTTAGTGATCAGCTTTGTTAACTGGGGCGGTATTGTTACCCGCGAAAATATAAAACGTAAAGACTTTTCTGCTGAATATCACCAGGATTCTGTTAACTTTAATGATTGTTATTTATTAAAATATGCTGAGGACTCTCATAATAACTTACTGAGGTCTCACGTTTTAGATAAAGTAAATAAAGAACAAAAGAAAACCTTCCTTTCCAAGTTACTTTATTACGAAACCATTAATACCAAATAA
- the greA gene encoding transcription elongation factor GreA: protein MSYVTKEGLEKMKAELEQLETIERPKITQQIAEARDKGDLSENAEYDAAKEAQGMLEMRISKLKDTIATSKVIDESQLDTSKVSILCTVKLKNNGTNQTQTFTLVPDNESDLKSGRISVNTPIAKGLLGKVVGETAEITLPNGNKLSFEVLDISLN from the coding sequence ATGAGTTATGTAACCAAAGAAGGTTTAGAAAAAATGAAGGCCGAACTAGAGCAGTTGGAAACCATTGAAAGACCTAAAATTACACAACAGATTGCAGAAGCTCGCGATAAAGGTGATTTATCTGAAAACGCAGAATACGATGCGGCTAAAGAAGCTCAAGGAATGCTGGAAATGAGAATTTCTAAGTTAAAAGATACTATTGCTACTTCAAAGGTAATTGACGAAAGTCAGTTAGATACTTCTAAAGTATCCATCCTGTGTACTGTAAAGCTTAAAAATAACGGAACTAATCAAACACAAACGTTTACTTTGGTACCGGATAATGAGAGTGATCTTAAGTCTGGTAGAATTTCTGTAAACACGCCTATTGCTAAAGGATTATTAGGTAAAGTTGTTGGTGAAACAGCAGAAATTACTTTACCAAACGGAAACAAATTGTCGTTTGAAGTATTAGATATTAGCTTAAACTAA